The DNA region GGATTTACGATGCCATATTCAGGATTTTGCCTGAAGGCTTCAAGATTATCAAGGACATGTCCACTAAGGATATTGTTGCAGTTGTCGCTACCGATGAGCTGATTATGGATGCTTGGATTGAAAAAGCTAATGTTTATATAAGTGAATTAGAAAATGGAATGTAGAAAGATTTATATAACACCTGTTATATAATATCTATAATCAATTAGGGAGAGTAGTGATTGAAATGAATGAACATAAAGGTTCCAGATTTGCACATATAACTAAAGCACATCCCTGCTTTAATGAAAAAATGCACGATAAAGTTGGTAGAGCTCATGTTCCAATCGCACCAAAATGCAATATCTTCTGTAACTTCTGTACAAGGGATATTAATAACGAAGAGGACAGGCCTGGGGTTGCAGGCTGCATCTTGAATCCTGACGATGCAATCGCACATATCGATGAAGTAACCGCAGACGGTCCAATTTCAGTTGTTGGTGTTGCAGGTCCTGGAGATTCTCTGGCCAATGAAGAAACCTTTGAATTCTTTGAAAAGATGGCTGAAAAACATCCTGACCTGATAAAATGCATGAGTACAAACGGGCTTTTGCTTCCAAAGTATGCTGACAGGCTTGCAGAGCTTGGAGTTAACTCAGTTACCGTAACGATTAATGCAATCGACCCGGATATTGCAGTTGACATCTATTCATTCATCAAATATGAAGGAAAGGTATACAAAGGCTATGAGGCTGTTGAAATCTTAATCAAAAATCAGCTGGAAGGTGTTGAAAAGGCGGCAGCCAACGGATTGGTCGTAAAGGTCAATTCAGTACTGATTCCTGGTTTGAATGACGAACACATCATTGAAATCGCAAAGGAAGTCAAGAAAAGAGGTGCTGCATTAATGAATATCTTGCCATTAATACCTCTGGCAAAAATGAAGCATTATTCACGCCCTGACTGTTCAATGATGGAAAGGGTTCGTGAAGAGGTCGAAGAGATAATTCCGGTATTCAGAGCATGTACTCAATGCAGGGCGGATGCATACGGAATTCCTGGTAAGAAAAGCGAAGATCATCATTTAGGAATGACTCCACAAAGTCATTACTAAATCTTTTTTTTTTAATTTCTTTTTTTACCGAAATTATTTTATTCATTAACTCAATCCAGCTCGTTAAGGACTGTTCCTTTGGTTTCAGGGAATACCCAAATCCATATGCCGCAGAGTATTGCAAATATTGATGCGATAGCTATTCCGTAGCTTAAATCGAAATATGTTGCAACGAGAGTAATGATTACTGGAGTTACGAATTGCGCTCCACGTGCAAGGTTGAATACAGTTCCAACAGCCGTATTTCTGATTTTTGTCGGGAAAAGTTCTGAGAACAGCGCACCGAATCCTCCGAAGAATCCGGTTCCGAATCCTGTGAGGAACATGAATACGAATATCAAATCTGGGACTGCTTCAATCTGATTCCAGCAAAGGGTTATCATGGATATGCTTATTCCCATAATGAAGCTGTATATCGTAAATGCAGGACGTCTTCCAAGCTTTTCGGCTACAAAACCGAATGAGGTATATCCAAGGAAATCTCCGCTTTGGATTAGAATGATTCCGAGAGTGGTTCCAACGGCAGCTAGACCCCTTTCCTTTGTAAGGTAGGTCGGAAGCCAGGAATAAGTATACCAGTATGCTGACATACCGAAAAGACACAAAATTAATGAGATTAAAAATATTTTCCTGTGTTCTTTGGTTATTAATTGCTTGAACTCCTGGAAAATATTTTTATTGACGTATTCGTCTCTGTTTTGAATCCAGACATCGGATTCCTTGAGATGTCTTCTGATGAATATGACTGTAATTGCAGGAATGATTGAAATTAAAAATGTAAGTCTCCAGCCGATAATAGGGCTTATTAATCCTCCGACTATTGAAGCCAGAATCACTCCAACAGGCGCTCCGGACTGCATGAAAGCTCCGTATCGGGCTCTCAGCTTATCCGGGAATGTCTCGTTAATGTAGGTCTGTCCTGTAGCCCATTCTCCACCGACACCCAACCCTGTGATGAATCTGAATATTATCAGGGAATAGAATGACCATGAAAATGCGGATAGTAATGTACCTATAGAATAGACTATGATTGTCCATTGAAGCACTGTCTTACGACCGTATTTGTCTCCAAGCGCTCCGAAAACAATTCCTCCTAAACCTGTGGCAAAAAGTGATACTCCCAAACATAAGGAAAGCATTTCCGCTGTAAAATTCAAACTGCTTTGAAGCTGTGATACAAGAAAGGTAAATAACATCAAATCGTAGAAATCAAAGACCCATCCTGCCCAGCTTAATGCGAAAATCTTGTAATGATCTTTTGTAAGCTTTTCATGTTCATTCATCAACATGGTTATACATCCTATCTGATTTTTTAGAAATAATTACTAATATTAATTTTTAAAATAT from Methanobrevibacter millerae includes:
- a CDS encoding radical SAM protein → MNEHKGSRFAHITKAHPCFNEKMHDKVGRAHVPIAPKCNIFCNFCTRDINNEEDRPGVAGCILNPDDAIAHIDEVTADGPISVVGVAGPGDSLANEETFEFFEKMAEKHPDLIKCMSTNGLLLPKYADRLAELGVNSVTVTINAIDPDIAVDIYSFIKYEGKVYKGYEAVEILIKNQLEGVEKAAANGLVVKVNSVLIPGLNDEHIIEIAKEVKKRGAALMNILPLIPLAKMKHYSRPDCSMMERVREEVEEIIPVFRACTQCRADAYGIPGKKSEDHHLGMTPQSHY
- a CDS encoding MFS transporter, encoding MLMNEHEKLTKDHYKIFALSWAGWVFDFYDLMLFTFLVSQLQSSLNFTAEMLSLCLGVSLFATGLGGIVFGALGDKYGRKTVLQWTIIVYSIGTLLSAFSWSFYSLIIFRFITGLGVGGEWATGQTYINETFPDKLRARYGAFMQSGAPVGVILASIVGGLISPIIGWRLTFLISIIPAITVIFIRRHLKESDVWIQNRDEYVNKNIFQEFKQLITKEHRKIFLISLILCLFGMSAYWYTYSWLPTYLTKERGLAAVGTTLGIILIQSGDFLGYTSFGFVAEKLGRRPAFTIYSFIMGISISMITLCWNQIEAVPDLIFVFMFLTGFGTGFFGGFGALFSELFPTKIRNTAVGTVFNLARGAQFVTPVIITLVATYFDLSYGIAIASIFAILCGIWIWVFPETKGTVLNELD